The Rhinolophus ferrumequinum isolate MPI-CBG mRhiFer1 chromosome 4, mRhiFer1_v1.p, whole genome shotgun sequence genome has a window encoding:
- the LOC117021662 gene encoding defensin-5-like — translation MRTLAFLAAALLLLALQANAKSLRETDDQVPAQDLPEALDQEQLEAEDQNQPGAKGQDVAISFGAPNRLVQGASGLRRITVCYCRSNFCSSPEVYSGTCTFNGIRYFLCCQ, via the exons ATGAGGACCCTCGCCTTCCTTGCCGCTGCCCTTCTCCTCTTAGCCCTCCAGGCCAATGCCAAGTCCCTCCGAGAGACAGATGACCAGGTTCCTGCCCAAGACCTGCCTGAAGCCCTGGACCAGGAACAGCTTGAGGCCGAGGACCAGAACCAGCCCGGGGCCAAAGGCCAGGACGTGGCCATCTCCTTTGGAGCACCTAATCGCCTCGTTCAAGGTGCCTCAG GCCTTCGGAGAATAACTGTCTGCTACTGCAGATCTAACTTCTGCAGTTCTCCTGAGGTATACTCTGGGACCTGTACCTTCAATGGCATCCGATACTTTCTTTGCTGTCAGTGA
- the LOC117021613 gene encoding defensin-5-like, with translation MRTLTLLAAALLLLALQANAKSLRETDDQVPSQDLPEALDQDQLEAEDQNQLEAKGQNMSISFGGPNRLVQGASGLQRVSGCSCNRKRCRSSQIYGGICSINGVPYFLCCR, from the exons ATGAGGACCCTCACCCTCCTTGCCGCTGCCCTTCTCCTCTTGGCCCTCCAGGCCAATGCCAAGTCCCTCCGAGAGACAGATGACCAGGTTCCTTCCCAAGACCTGCCTGAAGCCCTGGACCAGGACCAGCTTGAGGCCGAGGACCAGAACCAGCTTGAGGCCAAAGGCCAGAACATGTCCATCTCCTTTGGAGGACCTAATCGCCTCGTTCAAGGTGCCTCAG GCCTTCAGAGAGTAAGTGGCTGCTCCTGCAACCGCAAACGCTGCCGTTCTTCTCAGATATACGGTGGGATCTGTAGCATAAATGGCGTCCCATACTTTCTTTGCTGTCGGTGA